A DNA window from Drosophila pseudoobscura strain MV-25-SWS-2005 chromosome 2, UCI_Dpse_MV25, whole genome shotgun sequence contains the following coding sequences:
- the wake gene encoding uncharacterized protein wake isoform X5, with amino-acid sequence MERRKALGMYSKMKDQQAALIPTPQKDNEDEDSLPALRRSHSVRSSLRRLKSKLHSPALPLQSPFKLRAHLHSRNRTRTALDKSKAAKALRLWSEIDAVAVVTTKVKGKNEFVPLKRQPGSELAADQEELGIEQLMSTLPVGVTLPRKACKLLQIPESYCQPEQAKAAPKATLDSDLERTLSGDDSISVLADITRNAQQGIYGTTRMRTATIRKPMPYLNSHNIQSQSQSQSYRESDTESVDNQVKLRPKDRDNYPTYYPAPLLSTRWSDQLTQHAAVAKIRTAISCHTQDLREMEYLLPHSTQSQSQLCISRHSQPKNAKLRDDHDDEETADSADLETAPLSAGDENTAANVQQLSVHRQPVQLRTKVTGNIPHPRASKMSKKQQKLAQAQFEKLTQSNLHLHALFSAVEHGHLDKARTILESTDVDVNSINNDGLSALDLAVLSNNRSMTKMLLQHGAMEGSQFSAENIGSKLNGLLQDAESRIHDLSGPEGLCPPIFASRPSISSIIIGNSSASVTGCTGSEVEKQIGIWERRVKGLRRLLLGWDQARPPDAPASVVVDVTGDNSISVQILEPFEGAIGTKFKVQWSTRADFNNVVGESELLEWVSFHGTMGAQCHISGLTQGRRYFLRASCGNVKGWGAYRTSVPASVVPSTWRDLDNREDRFVGRHRILDNLFTAVRLARPADVSELTLDPAGGQRRNPKKKTTIKQLFSVASKFQKTLRRGIYFSCIVHCDDKVLVTSEDFPPVIEIDESYPSALHMDYYWLMKVACTWDDVKSLRSDMERNLTSAVHFRTKLLSAVCQMQSALGFTDLGQLYYKPLRDSQGTVVLTCVQSVKSQKAVSILNSRWLPVSKLQKKLGALHEDYNINEMLISSIGEQMHYQQAALQRLEPGLYLGYLKMQCSMDQIQVVVPVKTPNVLPHCKVRENSHITAEEWQVLHRSGDPLRLPLEFSSPGGERSGTTEVQRLFLYDLTNAMHKLFAGMNIKASEATTHRLYDVEVIEHSPDISFLVVCPSAESSCAVPGQSELLLQRDDLASLSIQAFEMIHLRTYQPAIIQKYARLSCILELDTALATHSLREAFSSSELQAAKERLATLQELSSSLTLVWKSVRWLMDVVAYARNKSAQPSLAMREILDFAQLRQDELSAAGGQSKQLLQLPIRESKFNKTGTGRGSWPGPGTNEDQSQGKPEHSKSEQNLGQTAITPVDATTSKQQQQQQSQMQQQQQQQLLQVSTSEYAGSTCSEVSLRKNSGDSMSSTYTPQSFYSAVDSISDKNSSSSVFALPPSRSDDTLADALRHSQAVAAQRKRTSSNIGHHTSTPLITVHSSSSAPYLAGSSVSLRSGSGVFATDLEHKPLKPAVKAASSANLREGGPYLKSTLAELRAVGGEEPVASTSKASSTKSLSRQSSEEDSASCSSLNTEQVSGIIQVYTAYNTGLASGTSLKLNVTPKTTAREVINLVVKQLNMAVVLKGNNGPIYSADMLENFCLVAVIGARERCLRDDFKPLQLQNPWKKGRLYVRKKHELLAAIEHSNRKSHLI; translated from the exons ATGGAGCGTCGCAAGGCGTTGGGCATGTATTCGAAGATGAAGGACCAGCAGGCGGCACTGATACCGACCCCGCAGAAGGATAATGAAGACGAGGACTCGCTACCCGCGTTGCGCCGCTCGCATTCGGTGCGATCCTCCCTGCGGCGCCTCAAGAGCAAGCTGCACAGTCCCGCCCTGCCGCTGCAGTCGCCCTTCAAGCTTCGCGCCCATCTGCATTCGCGCAATCGCACACGGACGGCGCTGGACAAGAGCAAGGCGGCGAAGGCACTGCGCTTGTGGAGCGAAATCGATGCCGTGGCCGTGGTCACCACCAAAGTGAAGGGCAAGAACGAGTTTGTGCCGCTCAAGCGGCAGCCCGGCTCCGAGCTGGCCGCCGATCAGGAGGAACTGGGCATCGAGCAGCTGATGTCCACGCTGCCCGTGGGCGTGACGCTGCCGCGAAAGGCCTGCAAGCTGCTCCAAATACCCGAGAGCTATTGCCAGCCGGAGCAGGCGAAGGCAGCCCCCAAGGCCACGCTGGACTCGGACCTGGAGCGGACGCTGAGCGGCGACGACTCAATATCTGTGCTGGCGGACATCACGCGGAATGCCCAACAGGGGATCTATGGAACGACGCGCATGCGCACGGCCACCATCCGGAAGCCGATGCCGTACCTGAACAGTC ACAACATTcaatcgcagtcgcagtcgcagtcgtatCGGGAGAGCGACACTGAATCTGTGGACAACCAGGTCAAGCTGCGACCCAAGGATCGGGATAACTATCCCACATATTATCCAGCGCCGTTGCTGTCCACTCGCTGGTCCGATCAGCTGACGCAGCATGCGGCGGTAGCCAAGATACGCACCGCCAtctcctgccacacacaggATCTCAGAGAGATGGAGTACCTACTGCCGCACTCGacacagtcgcagtcgcagctcTGCATCTCCCGCCACTCGCAGCCGAAGAACGCCAAGCTGCGGGATGACCATGATGACGAGGAGACGGCCGATTCCGCCGACCTGGAGACGGCGCCACTTTCCGCCGGGGACGAGAACACGGCGGCCAATGTGCAACAGCTATCCGTGCACCGCCAGCCCGTGCAGCTGAGAACGAAAGTAACAGGCAACATACCCCATCCGCGTGCCAGCAAAATGtccaagaagcagcagaaactggcacaggcacagtTCGAAAAGCTGACCCAGAGCAACCTTCATCTGCATG CTCTGTTTTCGGCCGTGGAGCATGGGCATCTGGACAAGGCACGCACCATCCTGGAGTCCACAGATGTGGATGTGAATAG CATTAACAATGATGGTCTCTCCGCCTTGGATCTGGCCGTTCTCAGCAACAATCGTTCCATGACCAAAATGCTGCTCCAGCACGGCGCCATGGAGGGCTCTCAGT TTTCCGCGGAGAACATTGGCAGCAAGCTCAATGGCCTGCTGCAGGACGCCGAGTCGCGCATCCACGATCTGAGCGGACCGGAGGGCCTCTGTCCACCCATTTTCGCCTCGCGACCCTCCATCTCGAGCATCATAATTG GAAACTCGAGTGCCTCCGTGACAGGCTGTACGGGCAGCGAGGTGGAGAAGCAGATCGGCATCTGGGAGCGTCGCGTCAAGGGCCTGCGAcggctgctgcttggctgGGACCAGGCAAGGCCGCCAGATGCGCCCGCCTCGGTGGTCGTAGATGTCACCGGCGACAATTCCATCAGCGTACAAATCTTGGAGCCCTTTGAGGGTGCCATCGGCACGAAATTTAAAG TTCAATGGTCGACCCGCGCGGACTTCAATAACGTGGTAGGCGAAAGCGAGCTGCTGGAATGGGTGAGCTTCCATGGCACAATGGGCGCCCAGTGTCACATATCCGGCCTCACCCAGGGACGTCGATACTTCCTGCGCGCCTCCTGCGGCAATGTCAAGGGTTGGGGTGCCTATCGCACCTCAGTTCCAGCTAGCGTGGTGCCATCGA CCTGGCGTGACTTGGACAATCGTGAGGACCGATTTGTGGGCCGTCACCGCATTCTGGACAACCTCTTTACGGCCGTGCGTTTGGCCCGACCCGCCGATGTCTCGGAACTCACACTAGATCCTGCGGGCGGCCAGCGACGCAACCCCAAGAAAAAGACCACCATCAAGCAGCTCTTTTCGGTGGCCTCCAAGTTCCAAAAGACCCTCAgaag GGGCATCTACTTCTCGTGCATCGTCCACTGCGATGACAAGGTGCTGGTGACCAGCGAGGACTTTCCGCCCGTCATCGAGATCGACGAATCGTATCCGAGTGCCCTGCACATGGACTACTACTGGCTGATGAAGGTGGCCTGCACCTGGGACGATGTCAAGTCGCTGCGCTCCGACATGGAGCGCAATCTCACGTCTGCCGTTCACTTCCGGACAAAGCTTTTGTCTGCCGTCTGCCAGATGCAGTCGGCGCTGGGCTTCACGGACCTCGGCCAGCTGTACTACAAGCCGCTGCGGGACTCGCAGGGCACTGTTGTCCTCACCTGCGTCCAGTCGGTGAAGAGCCAGAAGGCCGTCTCCATACTCAACTCCCGCTGGCTGCCGGTCAGCAAGCTGCAGAAGAAACTCGGGGCCCTGCACGAGGACTACAACATCAACGAGATGCTCATCTCCTCGATTGGCGAGCAGATGCACTACCAGCAGGCGGCCCTGCAGCGCCTGGAGCCGGGCCTCTATCTGGGCTATCTGAAAATGCAGTGCTCCATGGACCAGATCCAGGTGGTGGTGCCTGTGAAGACCCCCAATGTCCTGCCCCATTGCAAGGTGCGCGAGAACAGCCACATCACGGCCGAGGAGTGGCAGGTGCTACATCGTAGCGGCGATCCGCTGCGCCTCCCATTGGAATTCAGCTCGCCAGGTGGCGAACGGTCGGGCACCACAGAGGTGCAGCGCCTCTTCCTGTACGATCTCACCAATGCGATGCACAAGCTGTTCGCTGGGATGAACATCAAGGCCTCGGAGGCCACCACCCACCGCCTCTATGACGTGGAGGTGATCGAGCACAGTCCCGACATCAGCTTCCTGGTTGTGTGCCCCTCAGCGGAGTCGTCATGCGCGGTGCCCGGGCAGTCGGAGCTCCTGCTGCAGCGTGACGATCTGGCCAGCCTGAGCATCCAGGCCTTTGAGATGATCCATCTGCGCACTTACCAGCCGGCCATTATCCAGAAGTACGCCCGGCTCTCCTGCATCCTGGAGCTGGACACAGCGCTGGCCACGCATTCGCTGCGCGAGGCCTTCTCCAGCAGCGAACTGCAGGCGGCCAAGGAGCGACTGGCCACGCTGCAGGAGCTCAGCTCCAGCCTGACGCTAGTGTGGAAGAGCGTGCGCTGGCTGATGGATGTGGTGGCCTATGCGCGCAACAAGAGTGCCCAGCCGTCGTTGGCCATGCGGGAGATCCTCGACTTTGCCCAGCTGCGGCAGGACGAGCTGTCCGCGGCGGGGGGCCAGTCCAagcagctcctgcagctcccGATACGCGAGAGCAAGTTCAACAAGACAGGCACTGGACGTGGCAGCTGGCCTGGACCCGGCACCAACGAGGATCAATCGCAGGGCAAGCCGGAGCACTCGAAGTCGGAGCAGAATCTGGGCCAGACTGCAATCACCCCAGTGGATGCCACCACTTccaagcaacagcagcagcagcagtcacaaatgcaacagcaacaacagcagcagctgttgcaagTATCCACCAGCGAGTACGCAGGGTCCACATGCTCAGAGGTGTCGCTGCGGAAGAACAGCGGCGACTCCATGAGCTCCACCTACACGCCTCAGAGCTTCTACTCTGCCGTGGACTCCATCTCGGataagaacagcagcagcagcgtcttTGCCCTGCCACCGTCACGCTCCGATGACACTCTGGCGGATGCATTGCGCCACTCGCAGGCGGTGGCAGCTCAACGGAAGCGCACCAGCTCCAACATCGGGCACCACACCTCGACGCCGCTCATCACGGTGCATAGTTCCAGCTCGGCTCCGTATCTAGCCGGATCGAGTGTGTCGCTCAGGAGTGGCAGCGGTGTCTTTGCCACGGATCTGGAGCACAAGCCGCTAAAGCCGGCCGTGAAGGCCGCTTCCAGTGCCAATTTGCGCGAAGGGGGACCCTACCTGAAGAGCACCCTGGCGGAGCTGAGGGCTGTGGGCGGCGAGGAGCCGGTGGCCAGCACCTCGAAGGCATCCTCCACCAAGAGCCTTTCGCGCCAAAGCAGTGAAGAGGACTCGGCCAGCTGCTCCAGCCTAAACACGGAGCAGGTGTCGGGCATCATCCAGGTGTACACCGCCTACAATACCGGACTGGCCAGTGGCACCAGCCTCAAGCTCAACGTAACCCCAAAGACGACCGCCCGCGAGGTCATTAATCTGGTGGTCAAGCAGCTCAACATGGCCGTGGTGCTGAAAGGCAACAACGGGCCCATCTACAGCGCCGATATGCTGGAGAACTTTTGCCTGGTGGCCGTGATTGGAGCACGAGAGCGCTGCCTGCGGGACGACTTCaagccgctgcagctgcagaatCCCTGGAAGAAGGGACGCCTCTATGTGCGAAAGAAACACGAACTGCTGGCCGCCATCGAGCACTCCAACCGCAAGTCGCATTTGATTTGA
- the wake gene encoding uncharacterized protein wake isoform X6 has product MGYIYAHTSVDHTNTGLIPWQNTYLAGSLMLCSCRCYQSDSHKVPCPPQKLQMSSCLRSPAVFMRQKSFHTLNELTKFCQLKVSPTAAARAAAATPSSPAAAAATHGTLPPPAPPLQQRRRHSHYAFDDNIQSQSQSQSYRESDTESVDNQVKLRPKDRDNYPTYYPAPLLSTRWSDQLTQHAAVAKIRTAISCHTQDLREMEYLLPHSTQSQSQLCISRHSQPKNAKLRDDHDDEETADSADLETAPLSAGDENTAANVQQLSVHRQPVQLRTKVTGNIPHPRASKMSKKQQKLAQAQFEKLTQSNLHLHALFSAVEHGHLDKARTILESTDVDVNSINNDGLSALDLAVLSNNRSMTKMLLQHGAMEGSQFSAENIGSKLNGLLQDAESRIHDLSGPEGLCPPIFASRPSISSIIIGNSSASVTGCTGSEVEKQIGIWERRVKGLRRLLLGWDQARPPDAPASVVVDVTGDNSISVQILEPFEGAIGTKFKVQWSTRADFNNVVGESELLEWVSFHGTMGAQCHISGLTQGRRYFLRASCGNVKGWGAYRTSVPASVVPSTWRDLDNREDRFVGRHRILDNLFTAVRLARPADVSELTLDPAGGQRRNPKKKTTIKQLFSVASKFQKTLRRGIYFSCIVHCDDKVLVTSEDFPPVIEIDESYPSALHMDYYWLMKVACTWDDVKSLRSDMERNLTSAVHFRTKLLSAVCQMQSALGFTDLGQLYYKPLRDSQGTVVLTCVQSVKSQKAVSILNSRWLPVSKLQKKLGALHEDYNINEMLISSIGEQMHYQQAALQRLEPGLYLGYLKMQCSMDQIQVVVPVKTPNVLPHCKVRENSHITAEEWQVLHRSGDPLRLPLEFSSPGGERSGTTEVQRLFLYDLTNAMHKLFAGMNIKASEATTHRLYDVEVIEHSPDISFLVVCPSAESSCAVPGQSELLLQRDDLASLSIQAFEMIHLRTYQPAIIQKYARLSCILELDTALATHSLREAFSSSELQAAKERLATLQELSSSLTLVWKSVRWLMDVVAYARNKSAQPSLAMREILDFAQLRQDELSAAGGQSKQLLQLPIRESKFNKTGTGRGSWPGPGTNEDQSQGKPEHSKSEQNLGQTAITPVDATTSKQQQQQQSQMQQQQQQQLLQVSTSEYAGSTCSEVSLRKNSGDSMSSTYTPQSFYSAVDSISDKNSSSSVFALPPSRSDDTLADALRHSQAVAAQRKRTSSNIGHHTSTPLITVHSSSSAPYLAGSSVSLRSGSGVFATDLEHKPLKPAVKAASSANLREGGPYLKSTLAELRAVGGEEPVASTSKASSTKSLSRQSSEEDSASCSSLNTEQVSGIIQVYTAYNTGLASGTSLKLNVTPKTTAREVINLVVKQLNMAVVLKGNNGPIYSADMLENFCLVAVIGARERCLRDDFKPLQLQNPWKKGRLYVRKKHELLAAIEHSNRKSHLI; this is encoded by the exons ATGGGATATATTTATGCGCACACATCTGTTGACCATACAAACACTGGCTTAATCCCATGGCAAAATACATATCTGGCGGGGTCGTTAATGTTATGCTCTTGCAGATGCTACCAGAGCGATAGCCATAAAGTCCCCTGTCCGCCGCAGAAGCTCCAGATGAGCAGCTGTCTGCGCTCTCCGGCGGTGTTCATGCGCCAGAAATCGTTTCACACGCTCAACGAGCTGACCAAATTCTGTCAATTGAAAGTGTCCCCAACAGCGGCGGCACGGGCGGCGGCTGCAACACCATCAtcaccagcggcagcggcagctacCCACGGCACACTGCCACCGCCTGCGCCTCCGTTACAGCAACGCCGGCGTCACAGTCACTATGCCTTCGATG ACAACATTcaatcgcagtcgcagtcgcagtcgtatCGGGAGAGCGACACTGAATCTGTGGACAACCAGGTCAAGCTGCGACCCAAGGATCGGGATAACTATCCCACATATTATCCAGCGCCGTTGCTGTCCACTCGCTGGTCCGATCAGCTGACGCAGCATGCGGCGGTAGCCAAGATACGCACCGCCAtctcctgccacacacaggATCTCAGAGAGATGGAGTACCTACTGCCGCACTCGacacagtcgcagtcgcagctcTGCATCTCCCGCCACTCGCAGCCGAAGAACGCCAAGCTGCGGGATGACCATGATGACGAGGAGACGGCCGATTCCGCCGACCTGGAGACGGCGCCACTTTCCGCCGGGGACGAGAACACGGCGGCCAATGTGCAACAGCTATCCGTGCACCGCCAGCCCGTGCAGCTGAGAACGAAAGTAACAGGCAACATACCCCATCCGCGTGCCAGCAAAATGtccaagaagcagcagaaactggcacaggcacagtTCGAAAAGCTGACCCAGAGCAACCTTCATCTGCATG CTCTGTTTTCGGCCGTGGAGCATGGGCATCTGGACAAGGCACGCACCATCCTGGAGTCCACAGATGTGGATGTGAATAG CATTAACAATGATGGTCTCTCCGCCTTGGATCTGGCCGTTCTCAGCAACAATCGTTCCATGACCAAAATGCTGCTCCAGCACGGCGCCATGGAGGGCTCTCAGT TTTCCGCGGAGAACATTGGCAGCAAGCTCAATGGCCTGCTGCAGGACGCCGAGTCGCGCATCCACGATCTGAGCGGACCGGAGGGCCTCTGTCCACCCATTTTCGCCTCGCGACCCTCCATCTCGAGCATCATAATTG GAAACTCGAGTGCCTCCGTGACAGGCTGTACGGGCAGCGAGGTGGAGAAGCAGATCGGCATCTGGGAGCGTCGCGTCAAGGGCCTGCGAcggctgctgcttggctgGGACCAGGCAAGGCCGCCAGATGCGCCCGCCTCGGTGGTCGTAGATGTCACCGGCGACAATTCCATCAGCGTACAAATCTTGGAGCCCTTTGAGGGTGCCATCGGCACGAAATTTAAAG TTCAATGGTCGACCCGCGCGGACTTCAATAACGTGGTAGGCGAAAGCGAGCTGCTGGAATGGGTGAGCTTCCATGGCACAATGGGCGCCCAGTGTCACATATCCGGCCTCACCCAGGGACGTCGATACTTCCTGCGCGCCTCCTGCGGCAATGTCAAGGGTTGGGGTGCCTATCGCACCTCAGTTCCAGCTAGCGTGGTGCCATCGA CCTGGCGTGACTTGGACAATCGTGAGGACCGATTTGTGGGCCGTCACCGCATTCTGGACAACCTCTTTACGGCCGTGCGTTTGGCCCGACCCGCCGATGTCTCGGAACTCACACTAGATCCTGCGGGCGGCCAGCGACGCAACCCCAAGAAAAAGACCACCATCAAGCAGCTCTTTTCGGTGGCCTCCAAGTTCCAAAAGACCCTCAgaag GGGCATCTACTTCTCGTGCATCGTCCACTGCGATGACAAGGTGCTGGTGACCAGCGAGGACTTTCCGCCCGTCATCGAGATCGACGAATCGTATCCGAGTGCCCTGCACATGGACTACTACTGGCTGATGAAGGTGGCCTGCACCTGGGACGATGTCAAGTCGCTGCGCTCCGACATGGAGCGCAATCTCACGTCTGCCGTTCACTTCCGGACAAAGCTTTTGTCTGCCGTCTGCCAGATGCAGTCGGCGCTGGGCTTCACGGACCTCGGCCAGCTGTACTACAAGCCGCTGCGGGACTCGCAGGGCACTGTTGTCCTCACCTGCGTCCAGTCGGTGAAGAGCCAGAAGGCCGTCTCCATACTCAACTCCCGCTGGCTGCCGGTCAGCAAGCTGCAGAAGAAACTCGGGGCCCTGCACGAGGACTACAACATCAACGAGATGCTCATCTCCTCGATTGGCGAGCAGATGCACTACCAGCAGGCGGCCCTGCAGCGCCTGGAGCCGGGCCTCTATCTGGGCTATCTGAAAATGCAGTGCTCCATGGACCAGATCCAGGTGGTGGTGCCTGTGAAGACCCCCAATGTCCTGCCCCATTGCAAGGTGCGCGAGAACAGCCACATCACGGCCGAGGAGTGGCAGGTGCTACATCGTAGCGGCGATCCGCTGCGCCTCCCATTGGAATTCAGCTCGCCAGGTGGCGAACGGTCGGGCACCACAGAGGTGCAGCGCCTCTTCCTGTACGATCTCACCAATGCGATGCACAAGCTGTTCGCTGGGATGAACATCAAGGCCTCGGAGGCCACCACCCACCGCCTCTATGACGTGGAGGTGATCGAGCACAGTCCCGACATCAGCTTCCTGGTTGTGTGCCCCTCAGCGGAGTCGTCATGCGCGGTGCCCGGGCAGTCGGAGCTCCTGCTGCAGCGTGACGATCTGGCCAGCCTGAGCATCCAGGCCTTTGAGATGATCCATCTGCGCACTTACCAGCCGGCCATTATCCAGAAGTACGCCCGGCTCTCCTGCATCCTGGAGCTGGACACAGCGCTGGCCACGCATTCGCTGCGCGAGGCCTTCTCCAGCAGCGAACTGCAGGCGGCCAAGGAGCGACTGGCCACGCTGCAGGAGCTCAGCTCCAGCCTGACGCTAGTGTGGAAGAGCGTGCGCTGGCTGATGGATGTGGTGGCCTATGCGCGCAACAAGAGTGCCCAGCCGTCGTTGGCCATGCGGGAGATCCTCGACTTTGCCCAGCTGCGGCAGGACGAGCTGTCCGCGGCGGGGGGCCAGTCCAagcagctcctgcagctcccGATACGCGAGAGCAAGTTCAACAAGACAGGCACTGGACGTGGCAGCTGGCCTGGACCCGGCACCAACGAGGATCAATCGCAGGGCAAGCCGGAGCACTCGAAGTCGGAGCAGAATCTGGGCCAGACTGCAATCACCCCAGTGGATGCCACCACTTccaagcaacagcagcagcagcagtcacaaatgcaacagcaacaacagcagcagctgttgcaagTATCCACCAGCGAGTACGCAGGGTCCACATGCTCAGAGGTGTCGCTGCGGAAGAACAGCGGCGACTCCATGAGCTCCACCTACACGCCTCAGAGCTTCTACTCTGCCGTGGACTCCATCTCGGataagaacagcagcagcagcgtcttTGCCCTGCCACCGTCACGCTCCGATGACACTCTGGCGGATGCATTGCGCCACTCGCAGGCGGTGGCAGCTCAACGGAAGCGCACCAGCTCCAACATCGGGCACCACACCTCGACGCCGCTCATCACGGTGCATAGTTCCAGCTCGGCTCCGTATCTAGCCGGATCGAGTGTGTCGCTCAGGAGTGGCAGCGGTGTCTTTGCCACGGATCTGGAGCACAAGCCGCTAAAGCCGGCCGTGAAGGCCGCTTCCAGTGCCAATTTGCGCGAAGGGGGACCCTACCTGAAGAGCACCCTGGCGGAGCTGAGGGCTGTGGGCGGCGAGGAGCCGGTGGCCAGCACCTCGAAGGCATCCTCCACCAAGAGCCTTTCGCGCCAAAGCAGTGAAGAGGACTCGGCCAGCTGCTCCAGCCTAAACACGGAGCAGGTGTCGGGCATCATCCAGGTGTACACCGCCTACAATACCGGACTGGCCAGTGGCACCAGCCTCAAGCTCAACGTAACCCCAAAGACGACCGCCCGCGAGGTCATTAATCTGGTGGTCAAGCAGCTCAACATGGCCGTGGTGCTGAAAGGCAACAACGGGCCCATCTACAGCGCCGATATGCTGGAGAACTTTTGCCTGGTGGCCGTGATTGGAGCACGAGAGCGCTGCCTGCGGGACGACTTCaagccgctgcagctgcagaatCCCTGGAAGAAGGGACGCCTCTATGTGCGAAAGAAACACGAACTGCTGGCCGCCATCGAGCACTCCAACCGCAAGTCGCATTTGATTTGA